The genomic DNA TCGACGCCGGGGCGGAGGTCGCATACTCGACCGTCACGAGCGACCTGTTCGGCGACCACAGCGAGACCGACCTGGCCTGGTATGCGGAGGACGAGACCGTCGCCGGGCACGGCACCCGGCTGACGCTGGGCGCCCGCATCGACGCGATCGCCGTGGACGGGGTGGCGTGGAACGCGGTCGCGAGCCCGCGCGTCGCCGCCACCTGGCTGTGGGCGCCGGTGCAGCTGCGGGCCAGCGTGGGGCGGGGCTTTCGCGCCCCCTCGCTGGCCGAGCGGTTCACGTCCACGGCGGCGCAGGGCATCCAGGTGATTCCCAACCCCAACCTGTCGAACGAGACCTCGTGGTCGGGGGAGGTTGGCGCCGCGGCCCCGGTGACGCGGCACGTCCTGGTCGATGCGGCGCTCTTCTGGGGCGAGTACCAGAACCTCATCGAGCCGGAGCTGGTGACCGGCGGCACGGAGATCCAGTTCACCAACGTGACCCGGGCCCGGCTGCGCGGGCTGGACCTCACCGCGCGCGCCGCGGACCTGGCGGGCGGCCACCTCACCGCCGCCCTGGCCTGGACCTGGCTGGATGCCCGCGATCTGACGGCGGACCAGCCGCTGGCCTTCCGCCCGCGGCAGCTGGCGACGCTCAGCGCGGACTGGGCCGCGGCGCTGGGCGGCGCCGGGAGCGTGACCGCGGGGTTCGACGCTCACGTGGCAAGCCGCCCGGCGCGGGTCGGGATCTTCGAGACCGACCGCCGCGTGCCGCAGCGCACGGTGGACGTCCGGGCGGTATGGCGGCGCGGCGACGTCGCGCTGGTCGCCAAGGTGGCCAACGTGTTCGACTACATCTACACGCTGGTGCCGCGGACGCTGGAGCCGCCCCGGACGTACTCGCTGGCCCTGACGGTCGTCCGGTGAGCCGCGCCGCCGTGCGGCAGGCGTGCCGGACGGCGGCGGCGCGCCCGGGAACCGGGCCGGCCGGTTGCGCCCGGCCTTCCGACTGCGTACTAAGCACCACGCGGCGCCGGCTGCCGGGCCGCGCTGCCACGGTGACGGCCGATCGGAGGGTCGCCTGCTGACGGATGCGCTGTCGGTGCTGGACGAGCTCACCGCGTTCACGCGCGGCCTGAGCGGCGCCGCGCGTCGCGAGTCCGTCGCCGAGCGCGCCGCCGACCTGCTGGAGCGCCTGTTCGATCCCGCCGCGCTCGCGGTCTTCTTCCCCGCCCTCGACGATCCGACGCGCATGGTGCCGGTGGCGCTGCGCGGCGACCCGCCGCCCGCCGCGGACGACCCGTTCCTCGCGAAGCTGCGGCGCACCTCCAAGGTGCTCCGCACCGCGACGCCCGCGCGGCTGGGCGCGCCGCTGGAGGCGGCGGGCCACACGATGGGGCTCCTCGCGGTCTGGGGCAGGCGCCCGAAGGCCTACGAGGCCGCCATGGAGCCGGTGATCGGCGCGACCGCCGCGCAGGTCGTGCTCGCGCTCCAGAACACGCAGCTCTTCTCGCTCCTCTCGGTCGGCAAGCGCGAGTGGGAGGAGATGGCGGACGCGATCGGCCACGCCATCTGCATCGTGGACGGCCGCGGCCTGGTGCGGCGCGCCAACCGCGCCTTCGCCACCCTCGCCGCCACGCCGGTCACCGCGCTCCCCGGCCGTCCCTGGTCCGCGCTGCTGCCGCCGGTGTGGATCGAGCCGGTGCGCACCGCCATCGCGGCGCCCGGCTCCGCGGGCGTCACGGAGGTCCGGCAGGAGCACCGGATCTACTCGGTGAGCGCGCTGGCCCTGAAGGGAGACGACGACGAGTCGGCCGTGGTCATCATCGAGGACCACACGGAAACGCGCCGGCTCCAGGACCATCTCATCCAGTCGGAGAAGCTCACCGCCATCGGGCAGCTGATCGCGGGCGTCGCCCACGAGCTCAACAACCCGTTGGCCTCGGTGCTCGGCTTCGCGGACTACCTGGTGGAGAGCGGCGACGTGCCGGCGCACCTCGCGCAGCCGCTGCGGGTCATCCAGCAGGAGGCGCAGCGCGCCGCCGCCATCGTGAAGAA from Gemmatimonadales bacterium includes the following:
- a CDS encoding ATP-binding protein yields the protein MLDELTAFTRGLSGAARRESVAERAADLLERLFDPAALAVFFPALDDPTRMVPVALRGDPPPAADDPFLAKLRRTSKVLRTATPARLGAPLEAAGHTMGLLAVWGRRPKAYEAAMEPVIGATAAQVVLALQNTQLFSLLSVGKREWEEMADAIGHAICIVDGRGLVRRANRAFATLAATPVTALPGRPWSALLPPVWIEPVRTAIAAPGSAGVTEVRQEHRIYSVSALALKGDDDESAVVIIEDHTETRRLQDHLIQSEKLTAIGQLIAGVAHELNNPLASVLGFADYLVESGDVPAHLAQPLRVIQQEAQRAAAIVKNLLTFARRQERGRRPLPIATVLERTVALLRNQLLGLHVEIALSLEPDLPEIDADPNQLLQVFLNLTNNAAQAIASTGRAGGGRIDVHARRRLEGVAVDVTDDGPGIPEELQQRVFEPFFTTKGEGEGTGLGLSICQGIVKEHGGRILLRSCAGQGATFTVELPAAHAPAPAAPAPETPSPGSGRILLVDDEPHILHYMRATLEAWGHRVDVATDGEEAVARAREGGYDLIVTDVRMPNLGGRELYERLSREAPDAAERVVFSTGDTVRDDTMAFLERAGRPVLHKPFKLAELRQVLAMALGRDQTSEAG